Proteins encoded by one window of Cannabis sativa cultivar Pink pepper isolate KNU-18-1 chromosome 4, ASM2916894v1, whole genome shotgun sequence:
- the LOC115714842 gene encoding probable gamma-secretase subunit PEN-2 isoform X2 → MDMEASQTNSENPNPNPNPNPSPTPIRNANSISSSSPVWPTIDGPLGLSEEDSMNYARRFYKFGFLLLPLLWAVNCFYFWPVLRHSRSFPRIYHLLVLWIDPMSMKSICVAQLVMYQKKISSIEHC, encoded by the exons ATGGACATGGAGGCATCACAAACCAATTCCGAGAACCCTAACCCTAACCCCAACCCTAACCCCAGCCCTACACCTATCCGTAATGCCAATTCaatatcttcttcttctccggTGTGGCCAACCATAGACGGCCCACTCGGACTCTCAGAGGAAGACTCAATGAATTATGCCCGCAGATTCTACAAATTCggcttccttcttcttcccttGCTTTGGGCGGTCAACTGCTTCTACTTCTGGCCTGTTCTGCGTCATTCTCGCTCCTTCCCTCGCATTTACCACT TGTTAGTACTTTGGATTGATCCCATGAGCATGAAGTCCATCTGTGTGGCGCAGCTAGTTATGTATCAAAAGAAGATTTCTTCCATTGAGCATTGCTAG
- the LOC115714842 gene encoding probable gamma-secretase subunit PEN-2 isoform X1 — MDMEASQTNSENPNPNPNPNPSPTPIRNANSISSSSPVWPTIDGPLGLSEEDSMNYARRFYKFGFLLLPLLWAVNCFYFWPVLRHSRSFPRIYHYVVRSAIGFTVFTTLLSSWALTFSIGGTHLFGPVWDQLVMYNLADKLGLTNWS; from the exons ATGGACATGGAGGCATCACAAACCAATTCCGAGAACCCTAACCCTAACCCCAACCCTAACCCCAGCCCTACACCTATCCGTAATGCCAATTCaatatcttcttcttctccggTGTGGCCAACCATAGACGGCCCACTCGGACTCTCAGAGGAAGACTCAATGAATTATGCCCGCAGATTCTACAAATTCggcttccttcttcttcccttGCTTTGGGCGGTCAACTGCTTCTACTTCTGGCCTGTTCTGCGTCATTCTCGCTCCTTCCCTCGCATTTACCACT ATGTTGTGAGATCTGCAATTGGGTTCACAGTGTTTACAACCCTTCTCTCTTCATGGGCCCTCACATTTTCAATTGGAGGAACGCACCTGTTTGGCCCTGTGTGGGATCAACTAGTAATGTACAACCTTGCTGACAAATTAGGCTTGACCAACTGGAGCTAG